CAATTTATAATTTCACTGGAGATAGTACAATTTTATTTTTGATATTGGTAAATATCGTATTTTTAATTGCAGGTTGCTTCCTTGATTCAACGTCAGCACTTTATATATTTGTTCCATTGTTTATGCCTGTAGCATTGACTTTAGGAATTGACCCTATTCATTTTGGCGTTGTTATTATTGTAAATTTAGCAATTGGTTTATTTACGCCACCTGTAGGTATGAATTTATATGTTGCCTGTGGATTAGGAAAAGTTTCGTTAAAGGAACTTTCTATAGCTATATTACCTTTTGTTATAGTGTCTCTTGTAGTGTTATTGCTGATAACTTACATTCCTCAAATTTCACTTTTCCTCGTTCAATAAATATTTTTTAGGAATGAGCTTATGCTCATTCCTTTTTTTATAAAAAAATACTTCTAAGTTTTATATTAAACTTAGAAGTATTTTAATTTATTCTTTTGCAAAAGAATCAACTAATGTATCTCTAACAGTATTAAAAACATTAATTACATCGCGTTGTTCAATTAAATTTACGATAGCATAGTGATTTTTTAAACATAAATCAATACCACCATCTTTTTGCAGTACTTTTTTTATTGATGGTTCAAACATTAGAACAAGTGTTTCTAAAATGGATTCTATCAATTTATTATGTACGCATTTCGCAATAGATAAGTGAAATTGCATATCGAGTTTTATTAAATCATCTATCGAACCTTGATTTGATTTGGCAATATTATTTGTTTCATCTACTAAATCGCGAATGGATTGTATTTCTTCTGGCGAAGCTTTATATATAGCCATAATAATAACAATAGATTCTACCATTACACGTAATTCGAAAACATCAGTTGTATTTTTGGGGTCAAGAATTAAACGAAATATGAGAGGATTGAATACTTCGTGCGATATTGTATCTTGTAAAAAAGTACCTTGACCACGTTTTGTTTTAACTACTCCCATAGCATTTAATACACGAATAGCTTCTCTAAGTGAATTTCTACCGACAGCGAGTTGTTCGCATAGTTCAGCTTCTGATGGAAGTTTGTCACCAGGTTTAAAATCACCTTCAATAATAGCTTGAGAGAGTTGTGTGATAATTTCATTTACTAAAGTATCAGAATTTCCAATTTTAGCTAATCCCATAATTTCACCAACTAACAAATTATTTATTTCACATATATAATATTATAATACTACTTATTGTGACTCTATAATATTATTTTAAGCTAAAGTTTAAATAAATGCTATATATATAGTGTTTTTTCAGAGAATTTTCATGAAAAAACGATAAAATTTCTTAATTGTAGATAATAAAATAAAATAGTATAATTATAGCGCTTGTTATTTTTTAATAAAGGAGGCTATTTTTTGCGAGATTTTCTTTTACGTAATAAAGGTTTTATTGTCGGAATATGTATTTTGGCTGTTTTTTATCTGTATTTAGCTCATTTAGGTTCATATCATTTAATGGACCCAGATGAAGGTAGATATCATGAAATTCCGCGTGAAATGTTACTCACTGGTGATTTTATTACACCTCATTTAAATGGCGTGGAATATTTTGAAAAACCAGCACTTCAATATTGGGCTACAGCGATTATCATGAAGATTTTTGGTGTAACTGAGTTTGCAGGACGAGTTTTCCCTGCTCTTTCAGCTATTGGATGCGTAGGACTTACTTTTTGTCTTGGTTCTATGATGTATACGCGCCGAGTAGGTTTATTGGCGGCAGCTGTTTTAGCTACATCATGCTTAAATCTTATTGTAGCTTCAATCAATATCTTAGATATGGCACTTACATTTTTTATGACAGGGTGTATGGTGTCTTTTTATGCTTTTGAAAGAACCGAGAAGAAAAAATATTTACTGTTATTTTATATAGCAATGGGCTTAGGTGTACTTACAAAAGGTCTTGTGGCAATTATTTTGCCATTAGGTATTTTGTTTTGGTATACGATTTTTACAAAAAGACCACGTTTATTTTTAAAGCTTTTTTATTTGCCGGGTATAATAGCTTTCTTGATAGTTACAGTACCATGGTTTTATCTCGTGTGTCAGGCAAATCCTGATTTCTTCTATTTCTTTTTCATTCGAGAACATTTCTTGCGTTTTACAACAAAGATGCATGATAGGTTTCAGCCTTGGTGGTTTTTCATACCATTTGTTTTCATTGGTATGCTTCCGTGGACTGGATTTTTGGTATCTTTATTCAGCAAAAAAGGCGTTATACGCAAGAGTGTATCAGAAAGAAATCGCTTTGATATAATTTATTTGTTAGTATGGTTTGCTGTAATTTTCGTCTTTTATTCGATTTCAGATTCCAAATTAGTTCCGTATATAATGCCATGTTGGATGCCGATGGCTGTATTAATTGCGGCTTCAATAAAACGATTTGAAGTAGAAAATTCTTGGCTTTGCCATAGTTTTTTAATTAACAGTATTTTGTGCTTAGGTTTCGTCTTTGCTCTTGTGGGCTATGTTTTGATGTCTAATTATTTAACATTAGATGAATTCATTGCTGAAGGTGGTATGCTCACCGCTGCACTGTTTTTAGGAACTTTAGCGGCAATCATCACTTGGTATAAAACGAGACGTTTTCGTTGTACAGCAACTGTGCTGTGTATTATGGGATTTTTCTTTGGTCTTGGTTTGCACGATGTACAGCAGCAAATTCATAATAATCAATCAGCATATTATGTTAGTCAGAAAATAAATCAGTTAAATCCTCAAGATAGTTTGATTGTAAATTATGGAGAATTCTATCACGGAATTGTATTTTATACAGACCAGCGTGTAGCGATGGCTGATTTTAAAGGTGAATTGGAATTTGGTTTATCTCATCCTTCTGGGGATGGTTGGTATTTTGATGGCAATCAGCTCAACGATTTGTGGAACAGTCAAAAGCGTATTATAATTGTAGTGAAAGACCGTTATAAAGATAAATGTCTTAGTGTATTATCTACTCCAGCGAAAGAAATGATAACTGAAGGAGCATACACTATTTTAGTTAATAAATAATAAGTTTTGAAGGAGTAATATGATTATGCGTAAAGAGTTTTTACCTTTTGCTAAACCACTTGTAAGTGAAGAGGCAATTGCAGATGTAGCCGATTCCATTCGTAAAGGTTGGATGGCAATGGGTCCTAAGACAGTTGATTTTGAAAATAAATTTGCCGATTATGTAGGTTCAAAATATGCTGTATCTGTAAATTCAGCAACAGCTGGATTACATTTAGCTGTTATGGCACTTATTAAGCCAGGTGATGAAGTTATCACAACTGCAATGACATTTGCAAGTACTGTAAACGCTATTATTTTTGCTGGCGGAAAACCTGTGCTTGTTGATATTGACCCACATACATTTAATATTGATGTAAAAGCAATAGAAAAAGCAATTACACCTAAGACAAAAGCGATAATCCCTGTACATTTCGCTGGTCGTCCATGTGATATGGATGCATTAGAAGCATTAGCTGAAAAATATAATCTTGGAATTATTGAAGATTCTGCTCATGCGCTTGGTGCACAGTATAAAGGCAAGAAAATAGGTGCTGGACGCGGTAAAAATCATATAGCAGTATTCAGTTTTCATCCGACTAAAAATATTACAACTGGCGAAGGCGGTATGGTTTGCACTGATGATGAAGATGCAGCAGAAATCATGTCTATGCAACGTCAAAATGGTATGAGTAAAGGCGCATGGAACCGCTATCAAGCAAATGGTAAAGCTCATTATGATATTTTTAAACCAGGTTTAAAATACCAGATGATGGATATTCAAGCTGCCATTGGTCGTGACCAACTTAAACATTTAGAAGAATTCAATACACGTCGTCGCGAAATTGTTGCACGATATCAAAGAGAATTAGCTAATGTAAGAGGTTTGATTTTACCACCAGAAATAGAAGAAGGAAATGTTCATTCTTGGCATATCTATACACCACTTATCGATATAGATACACTTGGTTTTAGTCGCGATGATTTTATGGCACAGATGAGTAAACACAATATCGGTACAGCTTATCATTATCAAGCATTACATTTATTCACTTGCTATGGAGAAATCACTGGACTTAAAGCTGGCGATTTACCAAATTCTGAATATGTATCAGAACGCATTGTATCATTACCACTTTTCCCTGCAATGACAGATGATGATGTAACAGATGTAATTGAAGCGATTAAAGAAATATGTGGAATGAAAGGCTGATAAAAAATAATGGCAGATAGTCCAGAAATATCAATAGTAATTCCTGTTTATAATGAGGAAGAATCACTTCCTCAGTTATTTAAGGAATTATATCCGGTAAT
The window above is part of the Megamonas hypermegale genome. Proteins encoded here:
- a CDS encoding phospholipid carrier-dependent glycosyltransferase; its protein translation is MRDFLLRNKGFIVGICILAVFYLYLAHLGSYHLMDPDEGRYHEIPREMLLTGDFITPHLNGVEYFEKPALQYWATAIIMKIFGVTEFAGRVFPALSAIGCVGLTFCLGSMMYTRRVGLLAAAVLATSCLNLIVASINILDMALTFFMTGCMVSFYAFERTEKKKYLLLFYIAMGLGVLTKGLVAIILPLGILFWYTIFTKRPRLFLKLFYLPGIIAFLIVTVPWFYLVCQANPDFFYFFFIREHFLRFTTKMHDRFQPWWFFIPFVFIGMLPWTGFLVSLFSKKGVIRKSVSERNRFDIIYLLVWFAVIFVFYSISDSKLVPYIMPCWMPMAVLIAASIKRFEVENSWLCHSFLINSILCLGFVFALVGYVLMSNYLTLDEFIAEGGMLTAALFLGTLAAIITWYKTRRFRCTATVLCIMGFFFGLGLHDVQQQIHNNQSAYYVSQKINQLNPQDSLIVNYGEFYHGIVFYTDQRVAMADFKGELEFGLSHPSGDGWYFDGNQLNDLWNSQKRIIIVVKDRYKDKCLSVLSTPAKEMITEGAYTILVNK
- a CDS encoding DegT/DnrJ/EryC1/StrS family aminotransferase, yielding MRKEFLPFAKPLVSEEAIADVADSIRKGWMAMGPKTVDFENKFADYVGSKYAVSVNSATAGLHLAVMALIKPGDEVITTAMTFASTVNAIIFAGGKPVLVDIDPHTFNIDVKAIEKAITPKTKAIIPVHFAGRPCDMDALEALAEKYNLGIIEDSAHALGAQYKGKKIGAGRGKNHIAVFSFHPTKNITTGEGGMVCTDDEDAAEIMSMQRQNGMSKGAWNRYQANGKAHYDIFKPGLKYQMMDIQAAIGRDQLKHLEEFNTRRREIVARYQRELANVRGLILPPEIEEGNVHSWHIYTPLIDIDTLGFSRDDFMAQMSKHNIGTAYHYQALHLFTCYGEITGLKAGDLPNSEYVSERIVSLPLFPAMTDDDVTDVIEAIKEICGMKG
- a CDS encoding FadR/GntR family transcriptional regulator, with protein sequence MLVGEIMGLAKIGNSDTLVNEIITQLSQAIIEGDFKPGDKLPSEAELCEQLAVGRNSLREAIRVLNAMGVVKTKRGQGTFLQDTISHEVFNPLIFRLILDPKNTTDVFELRVMVESIVIIMAIYKASPEEIQSIRDLVDETNNIAKSNQGSIDDLIKLDMQFHLSIAKCVHNKLIESILETLVLMFEPSIKKVLQKDGGIDLCLKNHYAIVNLIEQRDVINVFNTVRDTLVDSFAKE